The stretch of DNA AGCGAATAATCAAACACCTTGAATTAATCTGCTTTAAAACTCCAAAATTTCAGAAACGAAGTCTATCAACTTTTAGGGCTTGCCAAAGATAGCACTTTTAAATTAATGGATACGGTTTTAGTCACCAGAAATTTCTATTCCTTTACTGAATTATCCTTCATACTAGAGTGTACAGTATGAGTTTTTAGTCTATAGCAGAGAACGAGTTGGCTCAAGACATCCTTATTTTCGGAAAACCTTGTTAGCATAGACTTTGATCGCTGTTTACTGTTCACTGTTCACTGTTCACTGCTATAAACTCGAGCAATGCTGTAAAGCATTAATAGTGGTTTGCCACGACCCGTCTGGGATCAGTTGCCTATCAGCACCTCGGCAAGCCCGATGAAGAGCGGTATTCCCACGGCGATCGCAACCGGCGTGCCGACGGCTGTAGACGCGCCGATGTAGGCGGAGGGATTAGCCGACGGGATACCGGCTCGTAAAGTGGGCGGCCCGGAGATGTCTGAACTGGAGGCAGCAATGACAGCCAGGAGTGCGACACCGCCAGGACTGAAGCCCGTGGCATAGTGGGCAATCATGCCAAGACCGAAGGCGATAAACCCATGCAGCAGGGGTGCCACTAAGGCATATAGGGCGTACCACTGGGCAACCTTGCGCAGCTCGCCAATCCTTGACCAGGCCTCCATACCCATTACCAGCATCAGTATTGAAAGCAGACCGCGGAAGAGGAGATTGTAAAAGTCTTCATAGACACTTTCCGGCTGGGTTAGCAGACCTAGAGCGAGGCCGAGTAGCAGTGCCGATAGGGCAGATCCTTCGAGACTTTCTTTCACGATGGGCCATATTTTGACCCGCTTGGCCTGCTTTCTGGGATACCCACTTGCGGTAATGCGCTGCTGGCTGCGATACTCCTGCCTGGTGGTGGGATACTCCGGCTTGCTGGCATACTCACCTGCGGCAACGGGCTGCTTGCTGAGATTCTCCTGCTTGCTAAGATCCTTGTCTTCGGTAGCGCGCTTCTTGCTGGTATAAATGCTGGCCACGACGATCGCCGTCACGAGCGCTGGGATGTCCATGAAGGGATAGAGTGCGCCAGCCCAGGGTTCGTAGTAGATTTCTTGCGCTTCCAGTACCGTTATGCCGGCGGCGAGGGTAGAGCCACTCACGGCACCGAATAAGCCCGCAGTCGCAAGGGCATCCACGGTTCTGATGCCTGGTAGCTTCGCCAAAGTGTAGCGCCCGATGAACACGATCAGCATCCCCGTTACCACCGCGAACAGCGCGGGCAACAGCATCTCTACTATATTGGAATTGCGGATCGCAATGCCGCCGCTCAGGCCGACTTTGATGAGCAGCATGAAGACGATGAACTTATAGATCGCATCTGGAATTTCCAGTTTGCTACCGAGGGCGGCAATGACCATACCACCAATCAGAAAGCCGAGTGTCGGGGACTGCAACTGCGCCCCGAATTTCGTCAAGAAATCGGACAAAAATTCCACTTTACCTCCCATAGATCAAGATCTATTAAGATCCGAATCTCTATATACTTAAGTCTATGCGCTTAAGTTTATCTTAAAATTCGCACCAATTTGCGATCGCTCTACATGGAAATGTCAAATTCAGATCATAAGTTTTCCTTTTAATTTAAGAAAACCTGCATATTTTTGGTTAATGTAAATGGCGATCGCAGAATTTTCTCTATACGTTGTTGTCATTAAGAAGGGCTTTCTCTAATGGCACTTCCCAAATTGCGTTGGATGGCGCTAATCGCAGTCGGCTTGGGGGTCATTAATTTGTCTCCAGAGTCAACTGCTGTACCAGATGCCTCTATTTGTACTTGGCAATGAGATTGTCGATGACGGTATGGGGTCTGATGTTGAATGGTGGTCATAGCACCAAAAAGATAAGTGTTTTTTATAAAATGCTTCGGTTAATCTGAGTCAATCTTTCTCAACAGAGGGTAGTGGATTTGCCGATCTTTGGCATAATCTTAAACATATGGTTCAAGGCAAAACCATAGAGTCTAGCCTTGAATTGTCCCAACAGAACGGATCAAGAGGTAACACAAATGACCCAGAAAGCCAGTAAGCTCGTCATCGTCACGGAAAAGGTGCTGCTGAAAAAGGTCGCCAAGATCATCGACGAAGCCGGGGCTACCGGTTATACGGTGGTTGCCGCTGGCGGTAAAGGCAGTCGCGGCGTGCGCTCGTCAGGACAACCCAGCGTTGGCGACACCTTCTCGAATGTAAAGTTCGAGGTACTCACCCCCAATCGGGATATGGCTGTGAAGATTTCCGATGAGGTCGCAGCGGAGTTTTTCGACGATTATTCGGGCATCAGCTATATTTGTGATGTGATGGAGGTACTGCACGCGCACACTTTCTGACTCAAAACCCCAGTAATTCTCATTTTGGCAAGAAACTGTTCAAGCACTGGGAATCTCGGTATTGTAATGACATCTGAGAGCTCCAAGAGAGCTAGAGCGGTTGCAAGAACGGGGTTTGTTTGACACCATCATCGGTTCGTTTCGCCAGCGTTTGTCGTCGCTACCGGACAAACGCACTGGCAAAAATACTCGCCACGGGATGGAGGATGCCGCTTTTTTATGTTATTTTGAAATAAAATTACTACTGACAAATATTTCTACCTTAGTCAAAGCGATTTTTCGGCTTCGGTAGAAGCTAGCTTCTTTGTCTTGATTGAAATTGTGACAATTTTATGCTAATTATGAAACTTTGTGTCAAAGCCGATCGCCAAAATTATCAATCGAGCGATCGTGATATTTTATGATTATTGTTAAAAAAGTTCAAGGAAAAGGAAGAGGTATTTTTACTACCCAATTTATTCCTCCGGGAACCTTACTTGAAGTTGCTCCTGTCAGCATCATTCCAGCCGAGCAACAAGCCGCTCTAAGAGGGACAGAACTCTTTAAGTATAGTTTTGTGCAACCTGTTGAATATTCCCAAAGCAAGCAGGTAAAAGGATACCTTGTCTTTGGTTTAGCTTCATTATGTAACCATGAGGAAAATCCTAATTCTCGTGTGAATTGGATCGAGGATGAAGTGGGAATGTGGTCGTATTTAATTGCTCAAAGGGAAATTCAGCCTGGAGAAGAAGTTACTTTGTTTTATACTAATATTGATGAGTATTGCGATATAAATTGTCATCAATCTAACCGGGAATAGTTAAGCAATAATCAAGCTTTAGGTGTAGCTAAGGAAAATAACTGAGTCAATGAGCTTTACCAAAAAAAACATTGTTTTAGAGCAGGAGTACAAGAAATTAGGATTAAAAGTTTTCTTGTCTCCTCTGGAAAATAAACAAATAGATTATCTCATACGCCTAGCTCAAGATCCTAATTTAGTTGATTTAATGGGAATAAATCTGGCAATTCAACCAGGTGATATCGAAGGATTTATACAGACAATTTCAGCTTACAGTTTTCCTTACTCTCGGAAAAGTAAACCTTTAATATATGGAGTTTATTTTAACGTAGAAAATTTACCGATTGGCTATGGTGTACTTAAGGGTTTTAACCAAGATTTACTAACTGCTGAAGTTGGTATTGCTATTCTCGATAATACTTATAGAAATAGAGGTTATGGAAGATTAGTTCTCAATCGGCTAGTTGCTTATGCTTTTCAGGAATTAGGGATGCAGAAAATTGGTGCTGCCATTTTATCTTCCAATATGAAATCAATTAATATGTGTAAAAAGAGCGGATTTATTGTGCAAAAAAATGAGCTTTGGAAGATGCCTAATGGAGAGTTAGTAAGTATGGTTTTGCTAGAACTACAAGCAGAAGATTTCATAGTATTATCTGCGTAACTTTTTCGCAGGGAAAGAGAAAATAAAGTAGTAAAATATGCAAAATATAAGTGCTAAAAATTTAGCAATTGGCTCTCTGGTATTGAGCTTAATAGCTTATGCTTTCGTCCCCATATTGATTCGCTGGTCTGAAGTTGAAATTAGTCCAGAAGCAACAATTTTTAACCGTTATTGGATTGCGGCTTTGATTTTAGCGTGTTGGCAATTTTTGCAGATAATCCGCAACTTCGATCTTTTCCCATTTGTAAGTTGTCGAAGTATTGATTTACAGTTTTTTCAGGATCTTTCTGCTCGACAAGCAACGATCTTGGAAGCAGATATTACTGAAAATAGTAAGCATCTCTATTTGACCTGGGGAACTACTATTTTGGCTTATGCGATTGCACCAGTGTTCTGGGCTTGGTCGCTTACTGAAACTAGTGTAGCTAATTCTGCCTTGATTCACAGCCTTACACCATTATTTACCACAGTGGGAAGTTGGTTGGTGTTTAAAACCCAGTTTGAACGTCAATTTTGGTTAGGAACTCTCATCGCAGTAGGAGGAGCAACTGTCCTTGGTTTTAATGACTTTCAACTAGATTTTCACAGAATTAAAGGTGATATTTTAGCCTTAACTTCAGCTATATTTTTCGCCATCGGTTTGATGGCGACAGAACGCTTACAAACCCAAGCCAATACAATGCAAATGGTGTTTTGGTTTTCTTTAGCTGGAGCAGTTGTCATGCTATTGATTACATGTATGTTAGGTGAACCTGTATTCCCTGTTTCCTTTCAAGGGTGGTTAGCAGTATTTACGTTAGCGATCGTCGGTCAACTTTTAGCTGTAGGCTTTGTCACATATAGTCTCAGTCAACTATCAGCAAGTTTAGTAGCTTTAGTATTTTTGCTAGATCCAGTGCTGACAGCGATCGCTGCTTGGTTTGCCTTTGAGGAAACTTTGAATCTCTCGAATGCAATCTCCTTTGCGATCGTTTTGTTGGGCGTTTATCTAGGTTTGACAGCAAAGCAGTAATCAAAATAGTTACTACAGTGATATATCAACATGAATGACTATATTTGACTATATTTTTATTTAAAGTTTACGATACTCCCACTCTGTAATCTTTGATTGCAGAGTGGGCTTCTCGCTAGTTTAAGCTAAAGTTTTTACTACCAATCTTACTCAGCGATCGCCACAGAAACGATTCCTCGATTTTCTAGCACCGAGGCTACTCGTAAAATCAAAGCTTCGTTATAAGGTGCAGCAATAATTTGCACCCCCAACGGCAGGTTATTCGCACAACGCACCGGAACCGATAAAACAGGTAAACCAACAAAGGAAAGAGGTTGAGTAAAACGCCCTAAATTAGGACGGACGAGAATTTCTTCGCCAGCAATAACCATCTTTTCTTGTCCCAAAGGTGGAGCCGCGCAGGGAGTCGTAGGTGCGAGAATAATATCTACCTTTTGGAAAATTTCCCGCAGACGCGACCGATACCAATTACGAAAACGTTGAGATTGAACGTACCAAGTAGCAGGAATCATCGCACCTGCAATAAAGCGATCGCGTGTCGCCGGATCGAAATCACTAGGGCGATTTCGCAAGTTATTTAAATGCAAATTCGCTCCTTCTACCGCCGTAATCAGGTAAGCGGCGGCTCTCGCACGATGAGATTCTGGTAAATTAATCCGACTTTTTGCCCCTAAAGTCGCCGCAACTTGTTCAACTGCCTCCCAAGCTTCCGGTTCGATCCCTTCAGTAAAATACCCATCTGCGACAGCAATCCGCAATCCTTTAATCCCAAAATCTAATTGAGGTAAACAAGGTTCGGGAGGATGGCGAGAGACAATCGGATCGCGATTATCTTCCCCTTGCAGAAAATCAAAAGTTGTCGCAATATCTCTTACTGAACGAGCAAACGAACCAATATGGTCTAAACTACTGGAAAACAACACCGTACCTGCCCGCGAAAGACGACCATAAGTGGGTTTAAAGCCATAAACACCACAAAGTGCCGCCGGAACGCGAATCGAGCCATTCGTATCTGAACCCAAAGTTAACGGTACTAAGCCTGCGGCTACGGCTGCGGCTGAACCACCAGAGGAACCGCCTGCAATTCGTGTCGCATCGTGAGGGTTAGGAGTAGCACCATAATGGCTATTTTCCGTCACAAAGCCATAAGCATACTCATCCATATTCAAAGTACCGATCAGCACTGCCCCCGCCCGCTTCAAACGAGCAACAGCAGTAGCATCCATTGTCGCCGGAGAATTTTCTGCATTGATTTTTGAGCCAGCAAGAGTGGTTAAACCAGCAACATCGAAGAGATTTTTCACTGCAAAAGGAACCCCAGCCAACGAACCAGGGTAATTACCTTGGGCAAGTGCCCGATCGATTTTCTCAGCATCAGCGATCGCTTGTTCGGGAAGAGTTGCTGTGAAGCAGTTCATCGCTTCATTTTTGGCAGCAATTCTCTCTAAGGTAGCGCCAACTACGTTTCTGGCAGTAATTTTCCGACTGCGAATCGCCATCGCGATCGATACAGCATCGGCTGAAAGTAAGTCCAAGTTCATAACGCAATTTTTTTCTTCAATCTAGATGAGAGTAGTTGCGATCTCAGGCGCAGGTAAGAATTTTTTCGGGGACTTTATTTATTTAATCCGCCATTTGTTGTAGTTGGGCAAAGATTTCCATCGACCTGTTTTTAGGATGATACTCACCGATTTTAACCTTTCCTGGTTGTAAACGCCGTCGATTCGCTTTTCCGTTAATTTTTTCTGGTGCTCAACTCTCGCCGAACTCCTGTCGAAGTGGTGCAACTTTGCCCTTGAAGGGCAAGGTTTGACCACACCATTTTTTGATAATGTACAGAAGTTGCACGCAAAGTCTCTACCGCGAAGAAATTTTATGGCATCTAAGGAAAAAGATTTAGCCTCAACTTCTAGCTCTACTTCTGTTCCAGAAAAACCACAACAGCGAGAAAATGTCAATGACACTGAGGTAAATAAGAGTAAATCGAAATTAACTAAGCAAATTTGGGAAAATGTCCAAGTTATCGCGATCGCGTTGAGTTTAGCCTTATTAATTCGTTTTTTTGTCGCTGAACCACGCTATATTCCTTCTGATTCGATGCTACCAACTTTGGCGATCGGCGATCGCTTGGTGGTCGAAAAAGTCTCCTACTATTTTCACCCACCTCACCGAGGCGATATCATTGTCTTTGAGCCGCCTCAGCAGTTAATTGTCCAAGGCTATGAACAAGACCAAGCTTTTATCAAACGGGTAATTGGCGAACCCGGTCATACTGTAGAAGTCCGAGATGGGATCGTTTATCTCGACGATCTTCCTCTCCAAGAAGATTACATCGCTGAACCTCCACGTTATCAATTAGAAAAAATCTCTGTGCCTCCTGGCAACCTTTTTGTTATGGGAGACAATCGTAATAATAGCAATGATTCTCATGTTTGGGGCTTCCTCCCCCAAAATAATCTTATCGGTCGCGCAATTTTCCGCTTTTTCCCCTTCTCTCGCATTGGTGGGGTTTAACAGTGAACAGTTAACTGTTAACAGTGACCAGTTAACAGTTAACTGTTATCTTATCAGTTTGTCTCTTCCCAGTCCCCAGTCTCCAGTCCCCAGTCTCCAGTCCCCAATCACCAGTCCCCAGTCCCCAGTCCCCAGTCCCCAGTCCCCAATCCCCAGTCCCCAGTCCCCAGTCCCCAGTCCCCAATCCCCTAAAACTGCAAATAGTGCATTAAATGGGAAATCAACTGACTGCTGAGGGAAAGACGATGCTGTAAATCAGCCAAATTGCGGTAATTACCGTGAGCGAGACGATTTTCGACAATAATTTGTGCGATCGCTGGTTCGATAACTGGGATTTTTGCTAATTCTTCTACCGAAGCTGTATTCGGATTAAACCTTTTTGGGGTTGACAAACCATCTATATTATAGTAAGCAAAATAGAGAATTGGTTCTAAAGGTTGAAGACGAAGAGGAGGGATACTCAGAGCAGCAGCCAAATCTTCAATACAGAGAAACTGGACGCCCAAACCTGAAAGTTCAACCAGCGATCGCGCTTGACGAATAGAAATTCCCGGTAGCCGCAGCCAATCATCAACACCAGCTTGATTGACATCAATTTTAATCCCCAACTCCGCCGCCACCGCCACTTCCGCCATCGATTGGAAGCGATAATAAGGATCGTTAGCGATCCGAGCGCGAATCGCCAACCGTTGCGGATTAATTTGCTGACCTTTAGCAGCCAACCAATCAGAAAGACCCATAAAAACTAAGCAATACGGTCGAGTAACTGACGACGCTTTTGTTCAAACTCATACTCAGACATTAGCCCTTCCTGACGCAAGCGGTCTAACTCCCGAAGAGAATCAGCGATCGCGCTCACTTGATAAGGGTCAACCGAAACCGAAGCCAAATCGCCTCCTGACGACATCGATAGCAAACCCACATTAAACCTACGATTAAACTCTTCGCCATCCTGCGCTAAATACCACACAGCTTCAATTGCACAAGCAATCCGAGGAATTGGCGTAGCCCACAAAAGTAAATACACCAGACCCCAAAGAGGCTGACCGAGATAAAGCTTGTGTAATCCCGCCAAAGGCGTTACCGTTCCCACCAAAGCAAGAATTATTGCTACTCTCCGACTTTTCGGCTTGTTGAAAAGGTTATCAATCACCGGGACTAAAGGTGCTATAACACCACCAAAACAACAGTTTCTTTCTTTCTTTATGATATTGACTTACTTCGAGCAAGGGAATTTTTTCTCCACTGTTGACATCCTCTTTTTTAATCCTAAAGCGCAAACACCTTGACTTCCCGATACGGAAAACCGTATTTTACGGCAACTTTCGACTACTCTAGAATGAGATCGAGTGTTTCCGTGGTAGGTGGATAGTCATGGGATTTTTTGACTCGGAAGTAGTTCAGCAAGAAGCCAAGCAATTATTTGAAGATTATCAATCCCTTATGAAACTAGGGGGCGATTACGGCAAATTCGATCGCGAAGGAAAAAAAATTTACATCCAGCAAATGGAAGAAATGATGGAGCGCTACCGCATTTTTATGAAGCGGTTCGAGCTTTCAGATGATTTTATGGCACAAATGACCGTACAACAACTTAAAACTCAACTAAGTCAATTTGGCATTACTCCTCAGCAAATGTTCGCTCAAATGAATATAACCTTAGAGCGTATGAAAGCTGAATTAGAAAAGCAAAATTAAAATATTGGCGATCGCGGATTGGCGACTAGGCACTGGGAAGACTTGGACGGATTAGTAAACAACCTCGCCGATTAGGGTCGAGGCTTTCAGTAACCCTGAAGTTATCGCACAAGACAACAACTGCGAGCATCCAGGCTGGTTGAAAGAGCAGCCCCAAAGCCCAATTACTAATATCGAACCCCTTATTTTCAACTCCTATCCCTCTCCGCCCTTGAAGGGCAAGGCTTCTCGGAGCTTTTTAGTGAATAAACTAATTCATGCGCCTACGTGCTAACTAATAACGAACATCATTGGTCGCCAGCGACCAATGACCGACGACCAATCAAAGCTAAGTTTTAGGGACGAGGGAACTTAGAAGGAGAAGGGAAGTATTTGACAGGTTCATTTTTGAGCGCCTCACTCATAAATTGCCGCCAGATGGGAGCCGCGTGTCCGCCACCAGTCACCCCAGCACCTAAAGGTCTGTAATTATCATTACCGATCCAAACTGCCGTAGAAAGCTGGGGAACGTAACCTACAAACCAAACATCACGCTCAGAAGAAGTAGTACCTGTTTTACCAGCAGCCGGACGACCAATATTGGCATTTTTACCTGTACCGCCAGCAATTACTCCTTTTAAAACCGTAGTTAGAGAAGCAGTA from Oscillatoria salina IIICB1 encodes:
- a CDS encoding SHOCT domain-containing protein, with the translated sequence MIDNLFNKPKSRRVAIILALVGTVTPLAGLHKLYLGQPLWGLVYLLLWATPIPRIACAIEAVWYLAQDGEEFNRRFNVGLLSMSSGGDLASVSVDPYQVSAIADSLRELDRLRQEGLMSEYEFEQKRRQLLDRIA
- a CDS encoding AtzE family amidohydrolase, encoding MNLDLLSADAVSIAMAIRSRKITARNVVGATLERIAAKNEAMNCFTATLPEQAIADAEKIDRALAQGNYPGSLAGVPFAVKNLFDVAGLTTLAGSKINAENSPATMDATAVARLKRAGAVLIGTLNMDEYAYGFVTENSHYGATPNPHDATRIAGGSSGGSAAAVAAGLVPLTLGSDTNGSIRVPAALCGVYGFKPTYGRLSRAGTVLFSSSLDHIGSFARSVRDIATTFDFLQGEDNRDPIVSRHPPEPCLPQLDFGIKGLRIAVADGYFTEGIEPEAWEAVEQVAATLGAKSRINLPESHRARAAAYLITAVEGANLHLNNLRNRPSDFDPATRDRFIAGAMIPATWYVQSQRFRNWYRSRLREIFQKVDIILAPTTPCAAPPLGQEKMVIAGEEILVRPNLGRFTQPLSFVGLPVLSVPVRCANNLPLGVQIIAAPYNEALILRVASVLENRGIVSVAIAE
- a CDS encoding SET domain-containing protein-lysine N-methyltransferase is translated as MIIVKKVQGKGRGIFTTQFIPPGTLLEVAPVSIIPAEQQAALRGTELFKYSFVQPVEYSQSKQVKGYLVFGLASLCNHEENPNSRVNWIEDEVGMWSYLIAQREIQPGEEVTLFYTNIDEYCDINCHQSNRE
- a CDS encoding DUF1825 family protein; protein product: MGFFDSEVVQQEAKQLFEDYQSLMKLGGDYGKFDREGKKIYIQQMEEMMERYRIFMKRFELSDDFMAQMTVQQLKTQLSQFGITPQQMFAQMNITLERMKAELEKQN
- a CDS encoding sodium-dependent bicarbonate transport family permease → MGGKVEFLSDFLTKFGAQLQSPTLGFLIGGMVIAALGSKLEIPDAIYKFIVFMLLIKVGLSGGIAIRNSNIVEMLLPALFAVVTGMLIVFIGRYTLAKLPGIRTVDALATAGLFGAVSGSTLAAGITVLEAQEIYYEPWAGALYPFMDIPALVTAIVVASIYTSKKRATEDKDLSKQENLSKQPVAAGEYASKPEYPTTRQEYRSQQRITASGYPRKQAKRVKIWPIVKESLEGSALSALLLGLALGLLTQPESVYEDFYNLLFRGLLSILMLVMGMEAWSRIGELRKVAQWYALYALVAPLLHGFIAFGLGMIAHYATGFSPGGVALLAVIAASSSDISGPPTLRAGIPSANPSAYIGASTAVGTPVAIAVGIPLFIGLAEVLIGN
- a CDS encoding GNAT family N-acetyltransferase; protein product: MSFTKKNIVLEQEYKKLGLKVFLSPLENKQIDYLIRLAQDPNLVDLMGINLAIQPGDIEGFIQTISAYSFPYSRKSKPLIYGVYFNVENLPIGYGVLKGFNQDLLTAEVGIAILDNTYRNRGYGRLVLNRLVAYAFQELGMQKIGAAILSSNMKSINMCKKSGFIVQKNELWKMPNGELVSMVLLELQAEDFIVLSA
- a CDS encoding P-II family nitrogen regulator, which codes for MTQKASKLVIVTEKVLLKKVAKIIDEAGATGYTVVAAGGKGSRGVRSSGQPSVGDTFSNVKFEVLTPNRDMAVKISDEVAAEFFDDYSGISYICDVMEVLHAHTF
- a CDS encoding DMT family transporter — its product is MQNISAKNLAIGSLVLSLIAYAFVPILIRWSEVEISPEATIFNRYWIAALILACWQFLQIIRNFDLFPFVSCRSIDLQFFQDLSARQATILEADITENSKHLYLTWGTTILAYAIAPVFWAWSLTETSVANSALIHSLTPLFTTVGSWLVFKTQFERQFWLGTLIAVGGATVLGFNDFQLDFHRIKGDILALTSAIFFAIGLMATERLQTQANTMQMVFWFSLAGAVVMLLITCMLGEPVFPVSFQGWLAVFTLAIVGQLLAVGFVTYSLSQLSASLVALVFLLDPVLTAIAAWFAFEETLNLSNAISFAIVLLGVYLGLTAKQ
- the lepB gene encoding signal peptidase I, whose product is MASKEKDLASTSSSTSVPEKPQQRENVNDTEVNKSKSKLTKQIWENVQVIAIALSLALLIRFFVAEPRYIPSDSMLPTLAIGDRLVVEKVSYYFHPPHRGDIIVFEPPQQLIVQGYEQDQAFIKRVIGEPGHTVEVRDGIVYLDDLPLQEDYIAEPPRYQLEKISVPPGNLFVMGDNRNNSNDSHVWGFLPQNNLIGRAIFRFFPFSRIGGV
- a CDS encoding helix-hairpin-helix domain-containing protein, whose translation is MGLSDWLAAKGQQINPQRLAIRARIANDPYYRFQSMAEVAVAAELGIKIDVNQAGVDDWLRLPGISIRQARSLVELSGLGVQFLCIEDLAAALSIPPLRLQPLEPILYFAYYNIDGLSTPKRFNPNTASVEELAKIPVIEPAIAQIIVENRLAHGNYRNLADLQHRLSLSSQLISHLMHYLQF